One stretch of Nicotiana tabacum cultivar K326 chromosome 18, ASM71507v2, whole genome shotgun sequence DNA includes these proteins:
- the LOC107812910 gene encoding polyadenylate-binding protein RBP47C' isoform X2 produces the protein MAFPKHTFLRKKGVNFYKEYLLLPHNLLLIDILFMQVASIKIIRNKHTGFLEGYGFVEFNSHAAAEKVLQTYSSMTMPNADQPFRLNWASFSTGDKRSNNGSGLSIFVGDLAADVTDTLLHETFAKKYPSVKAAKVVVDVNTGRSRGYGFVRFADDNERSQAMTEMNGVYCSSRPMRIGAATPRKSSGYLQHYSSLGGYSNSASPQGSQPDVDSTNTTIFVGGLDPHVSDEDLRQLFAQYGEIASVKIPVGKGCGFVQFAKRNDAEKALQKLNGTAIGKQTVRLSWGRNPANKQSRADFMKQWTGPYYGGHFYNAYGYAFPPPHDPSMYAAAAYGAYPIYGTHQQQVS, from the exons ATGGCTTTTCCAAAACATACTTTCCTCAGAAAAAAGGGAGTAAACTTTTACAAGGAATACCTTCTTTTGCCACACAATTTGTTGCTAATAGATATCCTGTTCATGCAGGTTGCCTCCATCAAGATAATTCGCAATAAACACACTGGTTTCTTGGAGGGATATGGTTTTGTTGAATTCAACTCACATGCTGCTGCAGAGAAAGTTCTGCAAACATATTCTAGCATGACAATGCCTAATGCAGATCAACCTTTTCGTTTGAATTGGGCTTCATTTAGCACGGGTGACAAGAGATCAAACAATGGTTCTGGCCTTTCCATCTTTGTAGGAGATTTAGCTGCAGATGTTACAGATACCTTGCTACATGAAACCTTCGCTAAAAAATATCCTTCTGTTAAAGCTGCTAAAGTTGTCGTAGATGTCAATACTGGTCGTTCAAGAGGGTATGGTTTTGTAAGGTTTGCAGACGATAATGAGAGGTCGCAAGCAATGACTGAAATGAATGGCGTGTATTGTTCAAGTAGGCCCATGCGAATTGGTGCAGCCACACCACGGAAATCATCTGGATACCTACAACACTATTCTTCACTAG GTGGATACTCCAATAGCGCATCGCCACAAGGATCACAACCTGATGTAGATTCTACAAATACAACA ATTTTTGTTGGAGGTCTTGACCCCCATGTCAGTGATGAGGATCTCAGACAGCTTTTCGCTCAGTATGGGGAAATAGCTTCTGTAAAGATACCAGTTGGGAAAGGATGTGGTTTTGTGCAGTTTGCAAAAAG AAACGATGCAGAAAAAGCATTACAGAAGCTGAATGGAACTGCTATTGGCAAGCAAACAGTGCGCCTTTCGTGGGGACGAAATCCAGCTAATAAACAG TCAAGAGCTGATTTTATGAAGCAGTGGACTGGACCATACTATGGGGGACATTTTTATAATGCTTATGGATATGCTTTTCCACCACCGCATGACCCTTCCATGTATGCTGCAGCTGCATACGGGGCTTATCCAATTTACGGGACTCACCAGCAACAAGTAAGCTGA